One genomic window of Bactrocera dorsalis isolate Fly_Bdor chromosome 4, ASM2337382v1, whole genome shotgun sequence includes the following:
- the LOC105222658 gene encoding DNA-binding protein Ewg isoform X7: MNVTTVSTGTSTGSINATQQTTKTYKIEMLDDGQLSMASDDDDDDLINSDDSIYDDADLAHITVQDDVANQLAAAGPVGVAAAAAIASSKKRKRAHSFETNPSVRKRQQNRLLRKLRGIIYEFTGRVGKQAVVLVATPGKPNTSYKVFGAKPLEDVVRNLKNIVMDELENALAQQAPPPPQDDPSLFELPPLIIDGIPTPVEKMTQAQLRAFIPLMLKYSTGRGKPGWGRESTRPPWWPKELPWANVRMDARSEDDKQKVRISWTHALRKIVINCYKYHGREDLLPTFADDEDKIEMLEGEEDDEMDEHEPTTTSTTIQTVANASTNTTNQVNVVKINSAGTVISTHTANAQAQGNAVPTIIQSTNNQHITTTATLPASTKIEICTAPVQTASQASQVQQQANAAAAQSIANAQVCIEPLTLGDVDYTTQTVLSTIQNADGTVSLIQVDPNNPIITLPDGTTAQVQGVATLHQGEGGATIQTVQSLGDVNGHENMTVDLTEATVAQDGQIYITAEDGQGYPVSVSNMITVPVSASMYQSMMANIQQIHTNGDGTVCITPMQVENGEQLETITVSPGMQQMLIQGAPGTEPQVLQVVSLKDATLLSKAMEAITGGNVKAEDTIIMEQ, from the exons ATAGTATTTACGATGACGCCGATCTGGCACATATAACGGTGCAAGATGATGTGGCCAACCAATTGGCCGCGGCCGGTCCAGTGGGTGTGGCTGCTGCAGCAGCGattgcatcgtcgaagaaacgAAAACGCGCACACTCGTTCGAGACGAATCCATCGGTGCGTAAACGACAACAAAATCGTTTATTGCGGAAACTGCGCGGTATAATTTATGAGTTTACTGGGCGGGTGGGCAAACAGGCCGTGGTGCTGGTGGCTACACCCGGTAAGCCAAATACCAGTTACAAAGTTTTTGGTGCCAAACCGTTGGAGGATGTGGTGCGAAACCTGAAGAACATTGTAATGGATGAGTTGGAAAATGCACTCGCACAGCAAGCGCCGCCGCCACCGCAAGACGATCCCTCACTTTTTGAGCTACCACCCTTGATTATTGATGGCATACCAACACCAGTGGAGAAAATGACACAGGCTCAGCTGCGCGCGTTCATTCCGCTCATGCTGAAATACTCGACTGGTCGCGGCAAGCCTGGCTGGGGACGTGAATCTACTCGTCCGCCTTGGTGGCCCAAAGAGCTTCCTTGGGCAAATGTACGCATGGACGCACGCTCCGAAGATGACAAGCAGAAGGTGAGA ATCAGCTGGACTCATGCTCTGCGAAAAATCGTCATCAACTGTTACAAATACCATGGAAGAGAGGATTTATTGCCAACTTTTGCTGACGATGAAGACAAGATTGAAATGCTGGAAGGCGAGGAGGACGATGAGATGGATGAGCACGAACCTACGACAACATCAACAACTATACAGACGGTTGCTAATGCctcaacaaatacaacaaac CAAGTGAATGTCGTAAAGATCAACAGCGCCGGCACAGTTATCTCTACGCACACGGCCAACGCTCAAGCACAAGGCAACGCTGTGCCTACGATTATCCAAAGCACCAACAACCAACACATAACAACCACCGCAACGCTTCCAGCCTCGACTAAGATCGAAATTTGCACAGCACCGGTACAAACGGCTAGTCAGGCGTCACAGGTACAGCAACAGGCCAATGCCGCTGCCGCACAGAGTATTGCAAACGCGCAGGTTTGCATCGAGCCGCTGACTTTGGGCGATGTTGAT TATACCACACAAACGGTGCTATCGACAATACAAAATGCTGACGGCACAGTGTCTCTCATTCAAGTGGATCCGAATAACCCTATAATCACTTTACCCGATGGCACAACGGCGCAGGTGCAAGGTGTAGCCACC CTGCATCAAGGGGAGGGTGGTGCTACTATACAGACTGTGCAAAGTTTAGGCGATGTCAATGGTCATGAAAATATGACTGTAGACTTGACAGAGGCGACTGTGGCCCAAGATGGGCAGATTTATATAACTGCTGAAGATGGACAGG GTTATCCTGTTTCGGTGAGCAACATGATAACAGTACCGGTCTCCGCATCCATGTACCAGTCCATGATGGCCAACATACAGCAGATCCACACGAACGGTGACGGCACAGTGTGCATCACACCGATGCAG GTGGAAAATGGCGAGCAATTGGAGACTATAACTGTTTCGCCAGGCATGCAGCAGATGCTGATACAGGGTGCGCCCGGTACAGAGCCGCAAGTGCTGCAAGTTGTCAGTCTCAAAGATGCAACACTCCTTAGCAAAGCAATGGAGGCAATCACCGGGGGAAATGTCAAGGCTGAGGACACAATAATAATGGAGCAATAA
- the LOC105222658 gene encoding DNA-binding protein Ewg isoform X8 produces MNVTTVSTGTSTGSINATQQTTKTYKIEMLDDGQLSMASDDDDDDLINSDDSIYDDADLAHITVQDDVANQLAAAGPVGVAAAAAIASSKKRKRAHSFETNPSVRKRQQNRLLRKLRGIIYEFTGRVGKQAVVLVATPGKPNTSYKVFGAKPLEDVVRNLKNIVMDELENALAQQAPPPPQDDPSLFELPPLIIDGIPTPVEKMTQAQLRAFIPLMLKYSTGRGKPGWGRESTRPPWWPKELPWANVRMDARSEDDKQKVRISWTHALRKIVINCYKYHGREDLLPTFADDEDKIEMLEGEEDDEMDEHEPTTTSTTIQTVANASTNTTNYTTQTVLSTIQNADGTVSLIQVDPNNPIITLPDGTTAQVQGVATLHQGEGGATIQTVQSLGDVNGHENMTVDLTEATVAQDGQIYITAEDGQGYPVSVSNMITVPVSASMYQSMMANIQQIHTNGDGTVCITPMQVENGEQLETITVSPGMQQMLIQGAPGTEPQVLQVVSLKDATLLSKAMEAITGGNVKAEDTIIMEQ; encoded by the exons ATAGTATTTACGATGACGCCGATCTGGCACATATAACGGTGCAAGATGATGTGGCCAACCAATTGGCCGCGGCCGGTCCAGTGGGTGTGGCTGCTGCAGCAGCGattgcatcgtcgaagaaacgAAAACGCGCACACTCGTTCGAGACGAATCCATCGGTGCGTAAACGACAACAAAATCGTTTATTGCGGAAACTGCGCGGTATAATTTATGAGTTTACTGGGCGGGTGGGCAAACAGGCCGTGGTGCTGGTGGCTACACCCGGTAAGCCAAATACCAGTTACAAAGTTTTTGGTGCCAAACCGTTGGAGGATGTGGTGCGAAACCTGAAGAACATTGTAATGGATGAGTTGGAAAATGCACTCGCACAGCAAGCGCCGCCGCCACCGCAAGACGATCCCTCACTTTTTGAGCTACCACCCTTGATTATTGATGGCATACCAACACCAGTGGAGAAAATGACACAGGCTCAGCTGCGCGCGTTCATTCCGCTCATGCTGAAATACTCGACTGGTCGCGGCAAGCCTGGCTGGGGACGTGAATCTACTCGTCCGCCTTGGTGGCCCAAAGAGCTTCCTTGGGCAAATGTACGCATGGACGCACGCTCCGAAGATGACAAGCAGAAGGTGAGA ATCAGCTGGACTCATGCTCTGCGAAAAATCGTCATCAACTGTTACAAATACCATGGAAGAGAGGATTTATTGCCAACTTTTGCTGACGATGAAGACAAGATTGAAATGCTGGAAGGCGAGGAGGACGATGAGATGGATGAGCACGAACCTACGACAACATCAACAACTATACAGACGGTTGCTAATGCctcaacaaatacaacaaac TATACCACACAAACGGTGCTATCGACAATACAAAATGCTGACGGCACAGTGTCTCTCATTCAAGTGGATCCGAATAACCCTATAATCACTTTACCCGATGGCACAACGGCGCAGGTGCAAGGTGTAGCCACC CTGCATCAAGGGGAGGGTGGTGCTACTATACAGACTGTGCAAAGTTTAGGCGATGTCAATGGTCATGAAAATATGACTGTAGACTTGACAGAGGCGACTGTGGCCCAAGATGGGCAGATTTATATAACTGCTGAAGATGGACAGG GTTATCCTGTTTCGGTGAGCAACATGATAACAGTACCGGTCTCCGCATCCATGTACCAGTCCATGATGGCCAACATACAGCAGATCCACACGAACGGTGACGGCACAGTGTGCATCACACCGATGCAG GTGGAAAATGGCGAGCAATTGGAGACTATAACTGTTTCGCCAGGCATGCAGCAGATGCTGATACAGGGTGCGCCCGGTACAGAGCCGCAAGTGCTGCAAGTTGTCAGTCTCAAAGATGCAACACTCCTTAGCAAAGCAATGGAGGCAATCACCGGGGGAAATGTCAAGGCTGAGGACACAATAATAATGGAGCAATAA
- the LOC105222658 gene encoding DNA-binding protein Ewg isoform X10 gives MNVTTVSTGTSTGSINATQQTTKTYKIEMLDDGQLSMASDDDDDDLINSDDSIYDDADLAHITVQDDVANQLAAAGPVGVAAAAAIASSKKRKRAHSFETNPSVRKRQQNRLLRKLRGIIYEFTGRVGKQAVVLVATPGKPNTSYKVFGAKPLEDVVRNLKNIVMDELENALAQQAPPPPQDDPSLFELPPLIIDGIPTPVEKMTQAQLRAFIPLMLKYSTGRGKPGWGRESTRPPWWPKELPWANVRMDARSEDDKQKISWTHALRKIVINCYKYHGREDLLPTFADDEDKIEMLEGEEDDEMDEHEPTTTSTTIQTVANASTNTTNQVNVVKINSAGTVISTHTANAQAQGNAVPTIIQSTNNQHITTTATLPASTKIEICTAPVQTASQASQVQQQANAAAAQSIANAQVCIEPLTLGDVDYTTQTVLSTIQNADGTVSLIQVDPNNPIITLPDGTTAQVQGVATLHQGEGGATIQTVQSLGDVNGHENMTVDLTEATVAQDGQIYITAEDGQGYPVSVSNMITVPVSASMYQSMMANIQQIHTNGDGTVCITPMQVENGEQLETITVSPGMQQMLIQGAPGTEPQVLQVVSLKDATLLSKAMEAITGGNVKAEDTIIMEQ, from the exons ATAGTATTTACGATGACGCCGATCTGGCACATATAACGGTGCAAGATGATGTGGCCAACCAATTGGCCGCGGCCGGTCCAGTGGGTGTGGCTGCTGCAGCAGCGattgcatcgtcgaagaaacgAAAACGCGCACACTCGTTCGAGACGAATCCATCGGTGCGTAAACGACAACAAAATCGTTTATTGCGGAAACTGCGCGGTATAATTTATGAGTTTACTGGGCGGGTGGGCAAACAGGCCGTGGTGCTGGTGGCTACACCCGGTAAGCCAAATACCAGTTACAAAGTTTTTGGTGCCAAACCGTTGGAGGATGTGGTGCGAAACCTGAAGAACATTGTAATGGATGAGTTGGAAAATGCACTCGCACAGCAAGCGCCGCCGCCACCGCAAGACGATCCCTCACTTTTTGAGCTACCACCCTTGATTATTGATGGCATACCAACACCAGTGGAGAAAATGACACAGGCTCAGCTGCGCGCGTTCATTCCGCTCATGCTGAAATACTCGACTGGTCGCGGCAAGCCTGGCTGGGGACGTGAATCTACTCGTCCGCCTTGGTGGCCCAAAGAGCTTCCTTGGGCAAATGTACGCATGGACGCACGCTCCGAAGATGACAAGCAGAAG ATCAGCTGGACTCATGCTCTGCGAAAAATCGTCATCAACTGTTACAAATACCATGGAAGAGAGGATTTATTGCCAACTTTTGCTGACGATGAAGACAAGATTGAAATGCTGGAAGGCGAGGAGGACGATGAGATGGATGAGCACGAACCTACGACAACATCAACAACTATACAGACGGTTGCTAATGCctcaacaaatacaacaaac CAAGTGAATGTCGTAAAGATCAACAGCGCCGGCACAGTTATCTCTACGCACACGGCCAACGCTCAAGCACAAGGCAACGCTGTGCCTACGATTATCCAAAGCACCAACAACCAACACATAACAACCACCGCAACGCTTCCAGCCTCGACTAAGATCGAAATTTGCACAGCACCGGTACAAACGGCTAGTCAGGCGTCACAGGTACAGCAACAGGCCAATGCCGCTGCCGCACAGAGTATTGCAAACGCGCAGGTTTGCATCGAGCCGCTGACTTTGGGCGATGTTGAT TATACCACACAAACGGTGCTATCGACAATACAAAATGCTGACGGCACAGTGTCTCTCATTCAAGTGGATCCGAATAACCCTATAATCACTTTACCCGATGGCACAACGGCGCAGGTGCAAGGTGTAGCCACC CTGCATCAAGGGGAGGGTGGTGCTACTATACAGACTGTGCAAAGTTTAGGCGATGTCAATGGTCATGAAAATATGACTGTAGACTTGACAGAGGCGACTGTGGCCCAAGATGGGCAGATTTATATAACTGCTGAAGATGGACAGG GTTATCCTGTTTCGGTGAGCAACATGATAACAGTACCGGTCTCCGCATCCATGTACCAGTCCATGATGGCCAACATACAGCAGATCCACACGAACGGTGACGGCACAGTGTGCATCACACCGATGCAG GTGGAAAATGGCGAGCAATTGGAGACTATAACTGTTTCGCCAGGCATGCAGCAGATGCTGATACAGGGTGCGCCCGGTACAGAGCCGCAAGTGCTGCAAGTTGTCAGTCTCAAAGATGCAACACTCCTTAGCAAAGCAATGGAGGCAATCACCGGGGGAAATGTCAAGGCTGAGGACACAATAATAATGGAGCAATAA
- the LOC105222658 gene encoding DNA-binding protein Ewg isoform X9 has protein sequence MNVTTVSTGTSTGSINATQQTTKTYKIEMLDDGQLSMASDDDDDDLINSDDSIYDDADLAHITVQDDVANQLAAAGPVGVAAAAAIASSKKRKRAHSFETNPSVRKRQQNRLLRKLRGIIYEFTGRVGKQAVVLVATPGKPNTSYKVFGAKPLEDVVRNLKNIVMDELENALAQQAPPPPQDDPSLFELPPLIIDGIPTPVEKMTQAQLRAFIPLMLKYSTGRGKPGWGRESTRPPWWPKELPWANVRMDARSEDDKQKISWTHALRKIVINCYKYHGREDLLPTFADDEDKIEMLEGEEDDEMDEHEPTTTSTTIQTVANASTNTTNYTTQTVLSTIQNADGTVSLIQVDPNNPIITLPDGTTAQVQGVATLHQGEGGATIQTVQSLGDVNGHENMTVDLTEATVAQDGQIYITAEDGQGYPVSVSNMITVPVSASMYQSMMANIQQIHTNGDGTVCITPMQVENGEQLETITVSPGMQQMLIQGAPGTEPQVLQVVSLKDATLLSKAMEAITGGNVKAEDTIIMEQ, from the exons ATAGTATTTACGATGACGCCGATCTGGCACATATAACGGTGCAAGATGATGTGGCCAACCAATTGGCCGCGGCCGGTCCAGTGGGTGTGGCTGCTGCAGCAGCGattgcatcgtcgaagaaacgAAAACGCGCACACTCGTTCGAGACGAATCCATCGGTGCGTAAACGACAACAAAATCGTTTATTGCGGAAACTGCGCGGTATAATTTATGAGTTTACTGGGCGGGTGGGCAAACAGGCCGTGGTGCTGGTGGCTACACCCGGTAAGCCAAATACCAGTTACAAAGTTTTTGGTGCCAAACCGTTGGAGGATGTGGTGCGAAACCTGAAGAACATTGTAATGGATGAGTTGGAAAATGCACTCGCACAGCAAGCGCCGCCGCCACCGCAAGACGATCCCTCACTTTTTGAGCTACCACCCTTGATTATTGATGGCATACCAACACCAGTGGAGAAAATGACACAGGCTCAGCTGCGCGCGTTCATTCCGCTCATGCTGAAATACTCGACTGGTCGCGGCAAGCCTGGCTGGGGACGTGAATCTACTCGTCCGCCTTGGTGGCCCAAAGAGCTTCCTTGGGCAAATGTACGCATGGACGCACGCTCCGAAGATGACAAGCAGAAG ATCAGCTGGACTCATGCTCTGCGAAAAATCGTCATCAACTGTTACAAATACCATGGAAGAGAGGATTTATTGCCAACTTTTGCTGACGATGAAGACAAGATTGAAATGCTGGAAGGCGAGGAGGACGATGAGATGGATGAGCACGAACCTACGACAACATCAACAACTATACAGACGGTTGCTAATGCctcaacaaatacaacaaac TATACCACACAAACGGTGCTATCGACAATACAAAATGCTGACGGCACAGTGTCTCTCATTCAAGTGGATCCGAATAACCCTATAATCACTTTACCCGATGGCACAACGGCGCAGGTGCAAGGTGTAGCCACC CTGCATCAAGGGGAGGGTGGTGCTACTATACAGACTGTGCAAAGTTTAGGCGATGTCAATGGTCATGAAAATATGACTGTAGACTTGACAGAGGCGACTGTGGCCCAAGATGGGCAGATTTATATAACTGCTGAAGATGGACAGG GTTATCCTGTTTCGGTGAGCAACATGATAACAGTACCGGTCTCCGCATCCATGTACCAGTCCATGATGGCCAACATACAGCAGATCCACACGAACGGTGACGGCACAGTGTGCATCACACCGATGCAG GTGGAAAATGGCGAGCAATTGGAGACTATAACTGTTTCGCCAGGCATGCAGCAGATGCTGATACAGGGTGCGCCCGGTACAGAGCCGCAAGTGCTGCAAGTTGTCAGTCTCAAAGATGCAACACTCCTTAGCAAAGCAATGGAGGCAATCACCGGGGGAAATGTCAAGGCTGAGGACACAATAATAATGGAGCAATAA
- the LOC105222658 gene encoding DNA-binding protein Ewg isoform X3 produces MNVTTVSTGTSTGSINATQQTTKTYKIEMLDDGQLSMASDDDDDDLINSDDSIYDDADLAHITVQDDVANQLAAAGPVGVAAAAAIASSKKRKRAHSFETNPSVRKRQQNRLLRKLRGIIYEFTGRVGKQAVVLVATPGKPNTSYKVFGAKPLEDVVRNLKNIVMDELENALAQQAPPPPQDDPSLFELPPLIIDGIPTPVEKMTQAQLRAFIPLMLKYSTGRGKPGWGRESTRPPWWPKELPWANVRMDARSEDDKQKVRISWTHALRKIVINCYKYHGREDLLPTFADDEDKIEMLEGEEDDEMDEHEPTTTSTTIQTVANASTNTTNQVNVVKINSAGTVISTHTANAQAQGNAVPTIIQSTNNQHITTTATLPASTKIEICTAPVQTASQASQVQQQANAAAAQSIANAQYTTQTVLSTIQNADGTVSLIQVDPNNPIITLPDGTTAQVQGVATLHQGEGGATIQTVQSLGDVNGHENMTVDLTEATVAQDGQIYITAEDGQGYPVSVSNMITVPVSASMYQSMMANIQQIHTNGDGTVCITPMQVDSRPNSSNSRSNSHNTNNITNNSRNHFQCYTLTAAPGGLGARLITTAPTSALPSTANQSQTNLANNNATNCQIFNQCNLSNNTSSQISRADHSQHHQQRQQQLQAIPGAAKIFINTASFATINNNNSLNTNNNNKFGNLASDAAVVPLSLPIMVATAGVPTATSSASSNGSTGAETGAEASGANATTTRTTGKRGAHKRRKQTIGKAPPVKLERCAAETLLQGNISFVDDDVEGQANGSHVNDNVINDEDDGGAGDGRGSEANINMLGVGTPGKIIKTENVEN; encoded by the exons ATAGTATTTACGATGACGCCGATCTGGCACATATAACGGTGCAAGATGATGTGGCCAACCAATTGGCCGCGGCCGGTCCAGTGGGTGTGGCTGCTGCAGCAGCGattgcatcgtcgaagaaacgAAAACGCGCACACTCGTTCGAGACGAATCCATCGGTGCGTAAACGACAACAAAATCGTTTATTGCGGAAACTGCGCGGTATAATTTATGAGTTTACTGGGCGGGTGGGCAAACAGGCCGTGGTGCTGGTGGCTACACCCGGTAAGCCAAATACCAGTTACAAAGTTTTTGGTGCCAAACCGTTGGAGGATGTGGTGCGAAACCTGAAGAACATTGTAATGGATGAGTTGGAAAATGCACTCGCACAGCAAGCGCCGCCGCCACCGCAAGACGATCCCTCACTTTTTGAGCTACCACCCTTGATTATTGATGGCATACCAACACCAGTGGAGAAAATGACACAGGCTCAGCTGCGCGCGTTCATTCCGCTCATGCTGAAATACTCGACTGGTCGCGGCAAGCCTGGCTGGGGACGTGAATCTACTCGTCCGCCTTGGTGGCCCAAAGAGCTTCCTTGGGCAAATGTACGCATGGACGCACGCTCCGAAGATGACAAGCAGAAGGTGAGA ATCAGCTGGACTCATGCTCTGCGAAAAATCGTCATCAACTGTTACAAATACCATGGAAGAGAGGATTTATTGCCAACTTTTGCTGACGATGAAGACAAGATTGAAATGCTGGAAGGCGAGGAGGACGATGAGATGGATGAGCACGAACCTACGACAACATCAACAACTATACAGACGGTTGCTAATGCctcaacaaatacaacaaac CAAGTGAATGTCGTAAAGATCAACAGCGCCGGCACAGTTATCTCTACGCACACGGCCAACGCTCAAGCACAAGGCAACGCTGTGCCTACGATTATCCAAAGCACCAACAACCAACACATAACAACCACCGCAACGCTTCCAGCCTCGACTAAGATCGAAATTTGCACAGCACCGGTACAAACGGCTAGTCAGGCGTCACAGGTACAGCAACAGGCCAATGCCGCTGCCGCACAGAGTATTGCAAACGCGCAG TATACCACACAAACGGTGCTATCGACAATACAAAATGCTGACGGCACAGTGTCTCTCATTCAAGTGGATCCGAATAACCCTATAATCACTTTACCCGATGGCACAACGGCGCAGGTGCAAGGTGTAGCCACC CTGCATCAAGGGGAGGGTGGTGCTACTATACAGACTGTGCAAAGTTTAGGCGATGTCAATGGTCATGAAAATATGACTGTAGACTTGACAGAGGCGACTGTGGCCCAAGATGGGCAGATTTATATAACTGCTGAAGATGGACAGG GTTATCCTGTTTCGGTGAGCAACATGATAACAGTACCGGTCTCCGCATCCATGTACCAGTCCATGATGGCCAACATACAGCAGATCCACACGAACGGTGACGGCACAGTGTGCATCACACCGATGCAGGTAGATTCTCGTCCCAATAGTAGTAATAGTAGAAGCAACAGCCACAATACCAACAACATTACCAACAATAGTAGAAACCATTTTCAATGTTATACCTTAACAGCAGCACCAGGCGGGCTGGGCGCCCGACTAATTACAACAGCGCCAACTTCAGCTTTGCCTTCGACAGCGAATCAAAGCCAAACAAATTTAGCCAATAATAATGCTACGAATTGCCAAATATTTAATCAGTgtaatttaagtaataatacATCTAGTCAAATTAGCCGCGCCGACCATAGCCAGCACCATCAACAGaggcaacaacaattgcaagcCATTCCCGGCGCagcgaaaatattcattaacaCCGCTAGCTTCGCAaccataaacaataacaactcaTTAAAcactaataacaacaataagttCGGGAATTTAGCCAGTGATGCTGCGGTAGTGCCGCTGTCGCTGCCAATTATGGTGGCCACCGCCGGAGTGCCTACGGCCACCAGCAGTGCAAGTTCTAACGGTTCGACCGGCGCTGAAACGGGAGCTGAGGCAAGTGGTGCGAATGCAACTACCACAAGAACGACGGGCAAAAGGGGTGCACATAAAAGGCGCAAACAAACTATTGGCAAAGCGCCACCCGTTAAACTGGAGAGGTGTGCTGCCGAAACCCTACTTCAGGGCAATATAAGTTTTGTAGACGATGATGTGGAAGGCCAAGCTAATGGTTCGCACGTCAATGATAATGTGATCAATGATGAAGACGATGGTGGTGCTGGTGATGGTAGAGGCTCAGaggcaaatataaatatgttaggAGTAGGCACGCCagggaaaattataaaaactgaaAACGTAGAAAACTAA